The Rhopalosiphum maidis isolate BTI-1 chromosome 1, ASM367621v3, whole genome shotgun sequence genome has a segment encoding these proteins:
- the LOC113547910 gene encoding exosome complex component CSL4, translated as MENKIVCVPGQRLCRLDSTHTLGKGTYKRQDYIYSSLAGIVNVDNTNNKVSVVEVRSKDQTIVPAPGDIVTAMVTTLNQDMCKCLITSVCGHELNETYRSSLRRQDVRMKEIDKIDMLQCFRPGDIILARILPMTEAHTFKLTTAENELGVVIACSEYGHPMTPISWTEMKCTKTSVVEYRKVAKIVQDNAGEDI; from the exons ATGGAGAACAAAATAGTTTGTGTACCgg GACAACGGCTCTGTCGACTAGATTCCACACACACTTTAGGTAAAGGGACGTATAAAAGACAAGATTACATTTATTCAAGTTTGGCTGGAATTGTGAATGTagataacacaaataataaa gtatcAGTTGTTGAAGTTCGAAGTAAAGATCAAACTATTGTTCCAGCTCCTGGAGATATTGTAACAGCAAtg GTGACTACATTAAATCAAGATATGTGCAAGTGTCTTATTACCAGTGTTTGTGGACACGAGCTGAATGAAACATACAGGAGTAGTCTTAGAAGACAAGATGTGCGCATGAAAGAAATTGATAAAATCGATATGCTACAGTGTTTTAGACCAGGAGATATAATATTGGCTAGAATC ttgccAATGACTGAAGCTCATACCTTTAAACTAACCACTGCTGAAAATGAACTTGGTGTAGTCATTGCATGCAGTGAATATG gcCATCCAATGACTCCTATTAGTTGGACTGAAATGAAATGTACAAAAACAAGTGTAGTAGAATACCGAAAAGTAGCTAAAATTGTTCAAGACAATGCAGGAGAagatatttaa
- the LOC113547909 gene encoding uncharacterized protein LOC113547909 isoform X1, giving the protein MYSDMIESPSKDCFSFNDQSLSYDMAEVNEMNNQANLDYIFDSYYSSVSRYNTGFELPEDCKNMSFSELFDQELFSTHVSENKDCQITIKIEKEEPLNECYSTDNSIDTTGSSSFIKVEENIPSSSLLSKSFVPKRGINRTSIKTMGTSDVEHLIHNPFCETEEIDNQISETINSSIIKCEAEDVNDNVKEDLVEIKVNPHYSADVLQNNTDLKKSKENIVSSLSLKSSTTKRQGNNRISINTPDISVKHLNNPFCELKDLGDNRIPVQVNTPFIKCEPKVDFDIIEDPIVEEINLHYSVDGSQNTFNGHNMVKVKNSVSKYGSPNATNNHNIVKVSDSVTYSLKNSSPKHRQINKISIKTFENCNVKHLYNSICEPKRLGDDQTPTLKYKTSKHLGINQTQTVKIESENVNNSLEKLIVKKKVKSCYSVDSRNFVKGEDKVSSLLLKNSTSKRQVNNKKSVKATENCGVKHNAHNLHCEPKKIDNDQISVKLTTPIMKCESEDFYDLSKENIKYSSAQLQGMVESHSWAKNIDEIILPSSPKGFISQHRGANSSTKTNTNSDIKNPVIYDLNYKPKDLDNITSVKGKMPIIERKHENNSTIQPNNLKYEKVTKSANPNEIHSVKLIDVNAKNQEVIIKNTETIVSPIKTEDIDTQTDKKKISWEEFRAKREKMGLINNSKIKEEPATDIVTTDDDKMKAMQEEFDRTTAEHFTGQKRKIDDKEEETITAKEINNEEEELQKKRMKIEYIKKLLPSSFASEIAKTSSLMKGSLVEDNDNENTSDDSTLSSDKTQGKYLNTYDKSQKKGYQSRVHSSHRVLSRADYNNKSSRSSSSSSDDYYNRNRTDTPSQGVQHSQNTRTTLQRPKEQKRVVYVGQIPIKLGKRYLYNRFKEFGTIQSLTLHKKPDFRVYYAFVTYSENLEADRAINHGNDDESQVQLDIRFGERKQTQTPYYDLDDEWLTDWYGYKQPLAPVVKTEDIEKVSFEEELQEFYKLSQIKKLNQIKSSQAS; this is encoded by the exons ATGTATTCAGATATGATAGA atCGCCATCAAAAGACTGTTTCTCCTTCAATGATCAGTCTTTGTCTTATGACATGGCtgag GTAAATGAAATGAATAATCAAGCCAATttggattatatttttgattcataTTATTCGTC cgTATCAAGATATAATACAGGTTTTGAACTTCCAGAAGACTGTAAAAATATGAGTTTTTCAGAACTATTTGATCAAGAATTGTTTAGTACTCATG ttTCAGAAAATAAAGACTGTCAAATCACGATCAAAATCGAAAAAGAAGAACCGTTAAATGAATGTTATTCTACTGATAATTCTATAGATACTACTGGTAGTTCGAGCTTTATAAAAGTAGAAGAAAATATTCCTTCCTCATCGTTATTATCAAAAAGTTTTGTTCCAAAGAGAGGCATTAATAGAACTTCTATTAAAACAATGGGAACATCAGATGTTGAGCATCTCATTCATAATCCTTTTTGTGAAACAGAGGAGATTGATAATCAAATTTCAGAGACAATTAACtcatctattataaaatgtgaagCTGAAGATGTCAATGACAATGTTAAAGAAGATTTAGttgaaattaaagtaaatcCACATTATTCTGCTGATGTCTTACAAAATAacacagatttaaaaaaaagtaaagaaaatattgtttcatcTTTGTCATTAAAGAGTTCTACTACAAAACGTCAAGGTAATAATAGAATTTCTATTAATACTCCAGATATTAGTGTTAAACATCTTAACAATCCTTTTTGTGAACTGAAAGATTTAGGTGATAATCGAATACCAGTTCAAGTTAATACACCATTTATTAAATGTGAACCTAAAgttgattttgatattattgaagACCCTATTGTTGAAGAAATTAACCTTCATTATTCTGTTGATGGTtcacaaaatacatttaatggtCACAATATGGTGAAAGTGAAAAATAGTGTCAGCAAATATGGTTCACCAAATGCaactaataatcataatatagtaaaagttTCAGATAGTGTtacttattcattaaaaaattcttcTCCAAAGCATCGACAGATTAACAAGATTTCTATcaaaacttttgaaaattgtaatgttAAACATCTTTACAATTCTATTTGTGAACCAAAACGTTTAGGCGATGATCAAACACcaactttaaaatacaaaacatcaAAACATTTAGGTATTAATCAAACTCAAACTGTGAAAATTGAATCTGAAAATGTCAATAACTCTTTAGAAAAACtcatcgttaaaaaaaaagtgaaatcaTGTTATTCTGTTGATAGTCGCAATTTTGTTAAAGGTGAAGATAAAGTAtcatctttattattaaaaaattctactTCTAAGCgtcaagttaataataaaaagtctgTAAAAGCTACTGAAAATTGTGGGGTTAAACATAATGCCCATAACCTTCATTGCGaaccaaaaaaaattgataatgatCAAATTTCAGTGAAACTTACAACGCCCATTATGAAATGTGAATCTGAAGATTTCTATGACCTtagtaaagaaaatattaaatactcttCTGCTCAATTACAAGGAATGGTTGAAAGTCATAGCTGGgccaaaaatattgatgaaattattttaccttCATCACCCAAAGGTTTTATTTCCCAACATCGAGGTGCTAACAGTTCTACAAAAACTAATACCAATTCCGATATAAAAAACCCTGTAATATACGATCTTAATTATAAACCAAAggatttagataatataacttCAGTGAAAGGTAAAATGCCCATTATAGAACgtaaacatgaaaataatagCACCATTcaaccaaataatttaaaatatgaaaaagtaACAAAATCGGCCAATCCAAATGAAATTCATTCTGTTAAACTAATTGATGTAAATGCAAAAAATCAAGAAGTGATCATAAAAAACACGGAAACTATTGTATCTCCCATTAAAACCGAGGATATAGATACTCAaaccgacaaaaaaaaaatttcttggGAAGAATTTAGAGctaaaagagaaaaaatgggtttgataaataattcaa aaattaaagaaGAACCTGCAACAGATATTGTTACAACAGATGATGATAAAATGAAAGCAATGCAAGAAGAGTTTGATAGGACCACAGCTGAACATTTTACTGGTCAAAAAAGAAAGATTGATGATAAAGAAGAAGAAACTATTACTGCTAaagaaataaacaatgaagAAGAAGAACTGCAAAAAAAACGgatgaaaattgaatacattaagAAACTTCTGCCATCATCTTTtg cATCAGAAATAGCAAAGACCTCAAGTTTAATGAAGGGCAGCTTAGTAGAAGATAATg atAATGAAAATACTTCTGATGATTCGACTTTGTCCAGTGACAAAACACAAgggaaatatttaaacacatatGATAAGTCCCAAAAAAAAGGCTACCAATCTAGAGTACATTCATCTCACCGTGTTTTATCAAG agctgactataataataaaagtagccGCTCATCATCATCCAGTTcagatgattattataatcgtaataGAACTGATACTCCTTCACAAGGAGTACAACATAGTCAAAATACACGAACCACTCTTCAAAG aCCTAAAGAACAGAAAAGGGTGGTATATGTTGGACAGATACCAATCAAACTTGGAAAACGTTACTTATATAATCGGTTCAAGGAATTTGGTACAATACAATCTTTAACACTTCATAAAAAACCAGA ttttcgtGTTTATTATGCTTTCGTAACATATTCTGAGAATTTAGAGGCTGACCGTGCTATTAATCATGGAAATGATGATGAAAGCCAAGTCCAATTGGATATTAGATTTGGTGAACGGAAACAAACTCAAACTCCTTACTATgatttag atgATGAATGGTTAACCGACTGGTATGGGTACAAACAACCTTTAGCACCAGTAGTAAAAACAGAAGATATTGAAAAAGTGTCTTTTGAAGAAGAATTACAAGAATTTTATAAGCTTTctcaaattaaaaagttaaatcaaattaagtcTTCTCAAGCCTCTTGA
- the LOC113547909 gene encoding uncharacterized protein LOC113547909 isoform X2 — protein sequence MAEVNEMNNQANLDYIFDSYYSSVSRYNTGFELPEDCKNMSFSELFDQELFSTHVSENKDCQITIKIEKEEPLNECYSTDNSIDTTGSSSFIKVEENIPSSSLLSKSFVPKRGINRTSIKTMGTSDVEHLIHNPFCETEEIDNQISETINSSIIKCEAEDVNDNVKEDLVEIKVNPHYSADVLQNNTDLKKSKENIVSSLSLKSSTTKRQGNNRISINTPDISVKHLNNPFCELKDLGDNRIPVQVNTPFIKCEPKVDFDIIEDPIVEEINLHYSVDGSQNTFNGHNMVKVKNSVSKYGSPNATNNHNIVKVSDSVTYSLKNSSPKHRQINKISIKTFENCNVKHLYNSICEPKRLGDDQTPTLKYKTSKHLGINQTQTVKIESENVNNSLEKLIVKKKVKSCYSVDSRNFVKGEDKVSSLLLKNSTSKRQVNNKKSVKATENCGVKHNAHNLHCEPKKIDNDQISVKLTTPIMKCESEDFYDLSKENIKYSSAQLQGMVESHSWAKNIDEIILPSSPKGFISQHRGANSSTKTNTNSDIKNPVIYDLNYKPKDLDNITSVKGKMPIIERKHENNSTIQPNNLKYEKVTKSANPNEIHSVKLIDVNAKNQEVIIKNTETIVSPIKTEDIDTQTDKKKISWEEFRAKREKMGLINNSKIKEEPATDIVTTDDDKMKAMQEEFDRTTAEHFTGQKRKIDDKEEETITAKEINNEEEELQKKRMKIEYIKKLLPSSFASEIAKTSSLMKGSLVEDNDNENTSDDSTLSSDKTQGKYLNTYDKSQKKGYQSRVHSSHRVLSRADYNNKSSRSSSSSSDDYYNRNRTDTPSQGVQHSQNTRTTLQRPKEQKRVVYVGQIPIKLGKRYLYNRFKEFGTIQSLTLHKKPDFRVYYAFVTYSENLEADRAINHGNDDESQVQLDIRFGERKQTQTPYYDLDDEWLTDWYGYKQPLAPVVKTEDIEKVSFEEELQEFYKLSQIKKLNQIKSSQAS from the exons ATGGCtgag GTAAATGAAATGAATAATCAAGCCAATttggattatatttttgattcataTTATTCGTC cgTATCAAGATATAATACAGGTTTTGAACTTCCAGAAGACTGTAAAAATATGAGTTTTTCAGAACTATTTGATCAAGAATTGTTTAGTACTCATG ttTCAGAAAATAAAGACTGTCAAATCACGATCAAAATCGAAAAAGAAGAACCGTTAAATGAATGTTATTCTACTGATAATTCTATAGATACTACTGGTAGTTCGAGCTTTATAAAAGTAGAAGAAAATATTCCTTCCTCATCGTTATTATCAAAAAGTTTTGTTCCAAAGAGAGGCATTAATAGAACTTCTATTAAAACAATGGGAACATCAGATGTTGAGCATCTCATTCATAATCCTTTTTGTGAAACAGAGGAGATTGATAATCAAATTTCAGAGACAATTAACtcatctattataaaatgtgaagCTGAAGATGTCAATGACAATGTTAAAGAAGATTTAGttgaaattaaagtaaatcCACATTATTCTGCTGATGTCTTACAAAATAacacagatttaaaaaaaagtaaagaaaatattgtttcatcTTTGTCATTAAAGAGTTCTACTACAAAACGTCAAGGTAATAATAGAATTTCTATTAATACTCCAGATATTAGTGTTAAACATCTTAACAATCCTTTTTGTGAACTGAAAGATTTAGGTGATAATCGAATACCAGTTCAAGTTAATACACCATTTATTAAATGTGAACCTAAAgttgattttgatattattgaagACCCTATTGTTGAAGAAATTAACCTTCATTATTCTGTTGATGGTtcacaaaatacatttaatggtCACAATATGGTGAAAGTGAAAAATAGTGTCAGCAAATATGGTTCACCAAATGCaactaataatcataatatagtaaaagttTCAGATAGTGTtacttattcattaaaaaattcttcTCCAAAGCATCGACAGATTAACAAGATTTCTATcaaaacttttgaaaattgtaatgttAAACATCTTTACAATTCTATTTGTGAACCAAAACGTTTAGGCGATGATCAAACACcaactttaaaatacaaaacatcaAAACATTTAGGTATTAATCAAACTCAAACTGTGAAAATTGAATCTGAAAATGTCAATAACTCTTTAGAAAAACtcatcgttaaaaaaaaagtgaaatcaTGTTATTCTGTTGATAGTCGCAATTTTGTTAAAGGTGAAGATAAAGTAtcatctttattattaaaaaattctactTCTAAGCgtcaagttaataataaaaagtctgTAAAAGCTACTGAAAATTGTGGGGTTAAACATAATGCCCATAACCTTCATTGCGaaccaaaaaaaattgataatgatCAAATTTCAGTGAAACTTACAACGCCCATTATGAAATGTGAATCTGAAGATTTCTATGACCTtagtaaagaaaatattaaatactcttCTGCTCAATTACAAGGAATGGTTGAAAGTCATAGCTGGgccaaaaatattgatgaaattattttaccttCATCACCCAAAGGTTTTATTTCCCAACATCGAGGTGCTAACAGTTCTACAAAAACTAATACCAATTCCGATATAAAAAACCCTGTAATATACGATCTTAATTATAAACCAAAggatttagataatataacttCAGTGAAAGGTAAAATGCCCATTATAGAACgtaaacatgaaaataatagCACCATTcaaccaaataatttaaaatatgaaaaagtaACAAAATCGGCCAATCCAAATGAAATTCATTCTGTTAAACTAATTGATGTAAATGCAAAAAATCAAGAAGTGATCATAAAAAACACGGAAACTATTGTATCTCCCATTAAAACCGAGGATATAGATACTCAaaccgacaaaaaaaaaatttcttggGAAGAATTTAGAGctaaaagagaaaaaatgggtttgataaataattcaa aaattaaagaaGAACCTGCAACAGATATTGTTACAACAGATGATGATAAAATGAAAGCAATGCAAGAAGAGTTTGATAGGACCACAGCTGAACATTTTACTGGTCAAAAAAGAAAGATTGATGATAAAGAAGAAGAAACTATTACTGCTAaagaaataaacaatgaagAAGAAGAACTGCAAAAAAAACGgatgaaaattgaatacattaagAAACTTCTGCCATCATCTTTtg cATCAGAAATAGCAAAGACCTCAAGTTTAATGAAGGGCAGCTTAGTAGAAGATAATg atAATGAAAATACTTCTGATGATTCGACTTTGTCCAGTGACAAAACACAAgggaaatatttaaacacatatGATAAGTCCCAAAAAAAAGGCTACCAATCTAGAGTACATTCATCTCACCGTGTTTTATCAAG agctgactataataataaaagtagccGCTCATCATCATCCAGTTcagatgattattataatcgtaataGAACTGATACTCCTTCACAAGGAGTACAACATAGTCAAAATACACGAACCACTCTTCAAAG aCCTAAAGAACAGAAAAGGGTGGTATATGTTGGACAGATACCAATCAAACTTGGAAAACGTTACTTATATAATCGGTTCAAGGAATTTGGTACAATACAATCTTTAACACTTCATAAAAAACCAGA ttttcgtGTTTATTATGCTTTCGTAACATATTCTGAGAATTTAGAGGCTGACCGTGCTATTAATCATGGAAATGATGATGAAAGCCAAGTCCAATTGGATATTAGATTTGGTGAACGGAAACAAACTCAAACTCCTTACTATgatttag atgATGAATGGTTAACCGACTGGTATGGGTACAAACAACCTTTAGCACCAGTAGTAAAAACAGAAGATATTGAAAAAGTGTCTTTTGAAGAAGAATTACAAGAATTTTATAAGCTTTctcaaattaaaaagttaaatcaaattaagtcTTCTCAAGCCTCTTGA